The Devosia sp. SD17-2 genome includes a region encoding these proteins:
- a CDS encoding FAD:protein FMN transferase, producing the protein MNLHRPNRRLILAAGLAAIAAPALARSPAATTVLDGSAFGTGWSVTLPERANAGHLRPALEAVLVRIDRLMSPWRADSAVTHFNHTQMRDPVRVDTELHAVTAAALALRSDSAGSYDPAVGPLVHRWGFGPISGAFAAERPGFELTDDALRKWHPGLTLDLCGTAKGYALDQLARTLQLHGAEDFIVDLGGEIAARGHHPSGRNWHVAVEDPRPGTTGAVEVVDLHGRAIATSGNKVNGFTLGARRYSHIIDPGTAEPVVGSAASVSVIADAAMTADGWATALMAAGTAGPVLAQQHGIDALFLFDESTGLRRVAVNRFAEHLL; encoded by the coding sequence ATGAACCTGCACCGACCAAATCGCCGCCTGATTCTCGCCGCTGGCCTAGCAGCCATCGCCGCGCCAGCCCTTGCCCGCTCCCCCGCCGCCACTACGGTACTGGACGGCTCCGCTTTCGGAACGGGGTGGAGCGTGACGCTGCCTGAGCGGGCTAACGCAGGCCACCTACGGCCAGCCTTGGAGGCAGTGCTGGTGCGGATCGACCGGCTTATGTCGCCGTGGCGAGCCGACAGCGCCGTCACCCATTTCAACCACACGCAGATGCGCGATCCGGTGCGGGTCGACACCGAGCTGCATGCGGTGACCGCCGCCGCATTAGCCCTCCGATCAGACAGCGCCGGCAGCTACGATCCCGCGGTCGGGCCCTTGGTGCATCGCTGGGGCTTCGGGCCTATTTCCGGGGCGTTTGCCGCCGAACGCCCCGGTTTCGAGCTTACCGATGACGCCCTGCGCAAGTGGCATCCCGGGCTCACCCTCGACCTCTGCGGCACCGCCAAGGGCTACGCGCTCGACCAGCTGGCGCGCACTTTACAATTGCATGGCGCAGAGGATTTTATCGTCGATCTGGGCGGCGAGATCGCTGCCCGCGGCCACCATCCCAGCGGCCGAAACTGGCATGTTGCCGTCGAGGACCCGCGCCCGGGAACGACTGGCGCCGTCGAAGTGGTCGATCTCCACGGGCGGGCCATTGCCACGTCAGGGAACAAGGTTAACGGCTTCACGCTGGGGGCGCGACGTTACAGCCATATCATTGATCCTGGCACGGCTGAGCCGGTCGTCGGATCGGCTGCATCGGTCTCGGTCATTGCCGACGCGGCGATGACGGCAGATGGCTGGGCCACGGCGCTGATGGCGGCAGGCACGGCCGGGCCTGTGTTGGCGCAGCAGCACGGGATAGACGCCCTCTTCCTGTTCGACGAGTCGACGGGGCTCCGGCGGGTCGCCGTCAACCGCTTCGCCGAGCACTTGCTATGA
- a CDS encoding CBS domain-containing protein, whose amino-acid sequence MTDPVSGVMQIEYLTLDAAMPVRQAAGLLHANGQESAPVVNSTGDLVGILTQKDCFRPAMMASYYRQWRGNVGEQMSDQVKTIEADLDIVAAAEMFVAEPHRSFPVLRSGQLVGMLRREDVLGRLLQLG is encoded by the coding sequence ATGACTGACCCTGTCTCTGGTGTCATGCAGATCGAATATCTGACGCTCGACGCTGCCATGCCCGTCCGCCAGGCCGCAGGCCTGCTGCATGCGAACGGCCAGGAATCGGCGCCCGTCGTGAATTCGACGGGCGACCTGGTTGGCATTCTCACCCAGAAGGACTGTTTTCGTCCTGCCATGATGGCGAGCTACTACAGACAATGGCGGGGGAACGTAGGCGAGCAGATGAGCGACCAGGTCAAGACCATTGAAGCCGACCTGGACATTGTTGCCGCGGCCGAGATGTTCGTGGCCGAGCCACATCGATCCTTCCCGGTGTTGCGGTCCGGCCAGCTGGTAGGCATGCTGCGCCGCGAGGATGTCCTGGGGCGTCTGCTCCAGCTCGGCTGA